ACTTGCGCCGCAGCCGCGACTGGCATTCGGGGCATATGACGAACTCCCGCTCCACCGGCGCCCGACAGCTGGGACAGGTCAGCCGCTCTTCCACGTCCCGCAGAAGGGCCTCCTCCTCCAGTGCCCGCTCGTAAGCCTGCGCCAGGGTCTCCTTGGGCCTGAGGATCAGGTAGAGGAGCAGCCCCGGTAGGTTGAAGACCACTACCAGCAGAGTGGCCAGGAGTTGGGCAAACACGTCTCGGGTACGGGAGCGGATGTCCCGGAAGGTCCAGATCACCAGGCTTAGGTAGAGCGAGATGAAGAACGCACTCAGAAAGCCTATCGTGATCTGGAGGATGCTGTTGAGGTTCAGCTCGGTGCCCGGCATTGGCCAGCAGACTCCCCGGTTGGCGTTGGGAAAGCAGCGCGATTATACCACCCGCCTCCGCCCCTGTCACCTCGGCGACATAACCGGGTAGGGCTTTCTCAAAGTCGGGGAGGTGAGCGGAGCAAGGGGTGAGCCGGAGGGGATGCGAAGCGAGCCTCACTTGGTTATTGTAAAGCTGAGAAGCAAGCACTAACCAAGGAGGCTCAAGGTGCAGTATAGCACACTCTCCTCTGATCAGATGACAGCGGTGGGTCCGGTGGTAGGGCTTTCTCAAAGTCGAACCAGCGTTGGGCGAGCTGCCACGTGGCCTGGCCAGCAACCACGGCCGGCCAGCGAGCAGGCGAGGAACAGAGGCGATGCAGCATCCGATAGCGCCCAGACTGGCTCTGATAGGCATCTCTGGTCGCTTGCCATAGGACTTTGAGAAAGCCCTGCATAACCGGGTGCACCTCCCGTCCTAACCCGGAGTGCCTAGGCAACCCACCCAGGAGGCCGAGCGCACCCCATGCGCCCCGACACACGCCGCCCGTGCACAGCGGCCCTAGAAAAGGGGTGGCTGCGCGGCCCCGCTGTCCTTAGGCACCGGAAGGCCGAGATGGTTGTACGCCAGCGCGGTAGCCACCCGGCCCCGGGGAGTGCGGTGTATCAGGCCTTGCTGCAGGAGGTACGGCTCACACACGTCCATGATGGTATCCGGCTCCTCCGAGACCGCAGCCGCCAGCGTCTCCAGACCAACTGGACCGCCCGAGAACTTCTCCACCAGAGCCCTCAGCACCCGCCGGTCCAGGTCGTCCAGCCCCGACTCGTCCACCTCTAGCAGCTCCAGCGCCTGAGCCGCCACCTCACGGGTAACCTTTCCCTCGGCCCTCACCAGAGCGTAGTCGCACACTCGTCGCAATAGGCGGTTCGCTACCCTGGGGGTGCCCCGCGACCGACGGGCGATCTCTGTCACTCCCTCTTCATCGGCCTCGATACCCATGATACGGGCCGAGCGAATCACGATGCAGCGCATGGCCTCCTGATCGTAGAAGTCCAGCCGCTGCACTGCCCCGAACCGAGACCGCAAGGGCGAACTGACTAGGGCAAGCCTGGTGGTGGCTCCTATCACGCTGAACCGTGGCAGGGAGAGGCGTATGCTTCGAGCCGCCGGCCCCTTGCCAATCACGATGTCCAGGGCAAAGTCCTCCATGGCCGGGTATAGCACCTCTTCCACTACCTTGCCCAGCCGATGGATCTCGTCAATGAAAAGAATGTCGCCCCGATGCAGGTTGGTCAGGATGGCGGCCAGGTCCCCGGGCCTTTCGATGGCGGGGCCCGAAGTCACCTTTATGTTGACTTCCATCTCATTGGCTACCACATGCGCTAAAGTCGTCTTCCCCAGACCGGGGGGCCCGTACAACAGCAGGTGATCGAGAGGCTCCCCCCGAGCTCGGGCCGCCTCCACCAGGACGCGCAGGTTCTCGACCACCTTGCTCTGCCCGATGTATTCATCTAGCATCCGGGGGCGCAAGCTGCCCTCGGACAGGCTTTCCGCTTCTCGCGCCTTCGGCGATACAATGCGCTCGTTCACATTCCTTGCCTCTATCGGAGTATATCAGAGGCTACCCGAGCGGGCTATCGGGGCCCACGGCATGTCATTGGGAGATGCATCGGTGAGCGCGATGTCCACCGGTTGGGACTTCCAGAAGCTGGCGAAGGCAGCCGGCCTGCCATCCCAGGGCCTTCCCAGACAGCCCATTCGCGACCTACAGACGGACTCCCGTCGGGTATGCCCCGGCTCCCTATTCATCGCCTACCGTGGGCTCCAGGCCGACGGTCACGACTACATCGCTGCGGCGGTGCGAGCGGGAGCGGTAGCCGTGGTGGCCGAGCGCACGCCTCCTGAGGCCCCCAATGTGCCGCTCCTCCTCGTGCCCGACGGGCGGATAGCCTGGGCCCACTTGGAGGCAGCCTGGCACGGGTTTCCCTCCCGCGAGCTGCGCCTGGCCGGCGTCACCGGCACAGATGGTAAGACCACCACCACCACCCTCCTGCATCACATCCTCACCCAGTGCGGCGTGCCCACCGGCCTCATCAGCACCGTAGAGGCGCACTTGGGCCAGCGAGTGGTGGACACGGGGCTGCACACCAGTACCCCACCCCCGTCCCAGGTGCAGCCATTGCTGAGGGAGATGGTGGACGCCGGCTGCCGCGCCGCGGTCTTGGAGGCCACCAGCGAAGGGCTGGCACAACGCCGACTCGAGGCTTGCGAGTTCGACTTGGCCATCATCACCAACATCACTCATGACCACCTGTACTTTCACCGCACCCTCGAATCCTACCGCGAGGCCAAAGCTCTCCTTTTCCACTACCTCTCGGCAGGCGCCCGCAAGCCCGGCGTCACCAAGACGGCAGTGCTCAATCGCGATGACTCGTCCTACCAGTACCTGCGCGCCATCGAGACTGACAGACACCTCTCGTACGGTGCCTCGCGGGCCGACACCATCATTGAACAGGCTCGAGACCGCGCCGGTGGGCTGAGCCTAGCCCTTAGCACTCCCTGGGGCCGAACCGAGCTCGACGTGCCTCTTCTGGGTCAATACAACGCCTGGAACGTTGCCGCCGCCCTCACGGCGGCCTGTGCCTGGGGCATTCCCCTACAGAGGGCAGCCCACGCCTGTTCCACCTTCCCGGGCGTCCCCGGCCGGATGCAGTTCATCCAGGAGGGCCAGCCTTTTAGCGTCATAGTGGACTTCGCCCACACCGCCAATGCCCTGGAACAAGCCCTGCGTGCCGTCCGTCCTATAACGAGAGGGAGGCTGATCGTCGTCTTTGGCTGCGCCGGAGAGAGAGACGTGCTCAAGCGAGGTCCGATGGCCACCGCAGCCATCCGGCTGGCGGACTACGCCGTCTTCACCGCCGAGGACCCGCGACGCGAGGATCTCGATAGCATCCTGGCCCAGATGGAGAGCGCAGCTCTGGCCGCAGGCGGCAGGCCCGGGGTGAACTACAGCCTCGTGCCCGACCGGGGAGAAGCCATTGGCCATGCCATCTCGGAGGCCCGGCCCGGGGACACTGTCATCATATGTGGCAAGGGGCACGAGCAGTCCATGTGCTTCGGGTGCGAGGAGCGCCCGTGGGACGACCGAACCGCCGCCCGCGCCGCCCTGCGAGCGCGCGGGCACATTAGCATCTGATGAATTCTTTATCCTCTTACGCAGTACTGCTATACTGCTGGCGATTGGGGACCATCCACAAGCCGTGGCATAGCTGCAGGAGATGACGCTGTGAGACGCAGAGCTTTCCTGGCCCTGGTGTTGGCGCTGTCGCTGGCGCCCGCTGCAGGGCCGTTGTTGGCCCAGGAACGGGAGACGTCGCCCGACTGGTACGTGGGCAGGATCCTATTCAAGTCCGACCGCGAGGGCCAGGAGGCCTTCTTCGCCGTCAACCCCGACGGCTCCGGCCTGGTGCGGGTGGACGACCCTAACGTGGGCTTCTACTACGCCGAGGCCCGCTCCCGCGACCTTACCTCCGCCGACGGCCGCTACCGCCTCTTCGTCCGCCAGGTCGGCAACGACCTCCAAGTCTGGCAGCAAGATACCCAAACCGGCGATATCTCCTACGTCGCCGGCGGCGGCCCCGGAGCCGATTACGAACCCGCCTGGGCCCCCGATACCCGCTTCGTGGCCTACGTCTCCCAGGTCGACGGCAACGACGAAATCCACCTCTACGACCGCCAGACCAACACCGACCACCGCCTCACTAGCAATACTTGGGAGTGGGACAAGCACCCCTCCTTTGGCCCCGATGGCTCCCAGATCGCCTTCTGGTCCAACCGCCAAAGCCGCTTCAAGCACATCTGGATCATGAACTCCGACGGCTCCAACCCCCACAACATCAGCGGCTGGGGCTCCTACAACGACTGGGACCCCGTCTGGGTCAAACACCTGCCCTCGGCACCGTGACGCCCGGGGGGCAGAGACTAGTGTTCACTTCCGGGCGCGCCCGGAAGCGGCACGAGGAGGCCTGAATGTGAAAGAGAAGGCGAGTCACCTGCCCAGGTGGCGACAAGGGAGAGCGTCGCGCTGGCTGCGGGGGGCTGCAGCGGCTGCCCTGCTGCTGGCGTTCCTCCTGCCCCAGGCTGCAGCCGCCGAGCCCTCCTACGTCGTCCAGAGCGGCGATACGCTGACTCAGGTGGCGATGACCTACGGCACTACGGTGGAGGAGCTGGCGCTCCTCAACTCCCTTAGCGACCCTGACTTCATCTACATCGGGCAGGTGCTCCGCCTGCCCGATCCGCGCCCGGCCGCACCCCCTGCCGGAGTGGCGGAGCCTCCCTCGGAGCCTCCGGCGGAGGCTGCCACCGAGACCGGCGATTCCAGCTGCTCCGAGCTGGTGCATGTGGTCTCGGCGGGCGAGACCCTGGGAGGCATCGCGCTTCGCTACGGCGTCAGCGTGGCTGAGCTGGCCGCCTTCAACGGGGTGATCAACCCGTCCCTGATTCACGTCAATCAGGTGCTGCGAGTGCCAGGGGCGGCATGTCCTCAGCCCCTGGTCCTTAACGAGCCCTTCGTCTCCATCTCCTGGACGCCTGAGACACCCCACCAGGGCGACACAGTCAAGCTGGTGGTCGAGACGCGCTCCGCCCTGAAGGGCTTGACGGGCACCCTAGGCGAGGCTCGCATCAGATTCATTTCCGATGGCGCCACCCACACGGCCTATGTGGGCATCCCCGCCTTGGCGCAGCCAGGGTACCGGCAAGCTCAGCTCCTGATAGAGGGACGCCCGGCTCAGGTCTTGGCCATCCCCGTGCTCCCGTGGGAATACGACGTGGAGCGCCTGCAGCTCACTCCGGAGACCACTCGGCTTCTGGCGCCTGAGATCGTCCAACGGGAGAACGATTTGCTCGCCCGCGTCTCCAGCGGCTTCACGGCCCAGTGGTACTGGGACGGCACGCTGTCCCTGCCTCTGTCCGGGGATCCTCGGGTGACTTCGGCCTTCGGCACCCGGCGGGCCTATAACGACGGGCCCGTGGCCTCATACCACGGTGGAGCGGACTTCCCAGCCGAGGAGGGGACCCCGGTCATGGCGGGCGCCGCAGGAGTAGTCGTCCTGGCGCAGCCCCTGGACGTGCGTGGCAACGCCGTGATCGTGGACCACGGCGGCGGGGTGTTCACCATGTACTGCCACTTGAGCGAGATTCTGGCCGCCACTGGTGACACGGTGAACCCGGGTGATGTGGTGGGCCTGATAGGGAGCACCGGCCTGTCCACCGGCCCTCATCTGCACTGGGAAATGCGAGTTCAGGGCGAGCGGGTGGATCCCATGCGCCTCGTCAGCGGTCCGTATGGATGAGTTGTCCCGGGCAAGCCACGCACCCTAGACAGCCGGAGGGCCGGCCTCGACCCGCCCTCCGGTCCGCCTGAGCACTCGGCTCGCTAGTCCTCTTCCTCGCCTTTCTCGCGTGCCTGAGCCCCGGCTCGCTGGGCATGCCGGGCCTCGGCCCTGTCCGCCGAGATGACCTCAACCTCCTCCAGCTCGGGAAGGAGTCCCTCCCCCACTTCCTCCTCTTCCTCGGGCCGCTCGGCCACCACTCGCGCCACCATCGCCTCGGCTGGCGTAATGACCTCGACTCCCTCGGGCACAGCTAGGTCGCGGACATGAATGCTATCGTTGAGATGGGCGAGCGAGGTTACGTCAACCTCGATCTCGGTCGGTATGTCAGTGGGCAAGCACTCGACCTCCAAGGCGTCCAGCCCCTGGATCACCACTCCGGGAGGAGGCGCCTCCTCGTCCCCGACCGCAGCCTGGGGGAGCGCAGCAGGGGCTTCGCCCACCAGCACGAGGGGCACGCTGATGCGAACCCTCTCGGTGAGGTCCACCTGCAGGAAGTCAATGTGCTCCACGCGCTGTGTCAGCACGTGCCGCTGAACGTCTCGGATGATGGCGGGCCGGGGGGCGTCCTCCCCCCTAATCGCCACCTCGATAAGAGAGGAAGCACTGGCCCGGGAGAGGAAACGCCCGAGAGTATGCTCATCCACCTGCACGGCACGGACCTCGGCCCTGTGCCCGTACACCACCCCCGGGACGATACCGTCACGGCGAAGTGCCTTGACCTTCTTGCCGACGACCTCCCGAGGCTCTACTTCAAGGGAAAGCATTTCGGGCATCGTAAGTTCGCTCCTTGCACGCTGGCTAACGGCCCGACATTATAGCCACCGACTAGGCGGCGCAGCAAGAACCAGGCCGGGGTTCACCCGGTTCTTGGGGTTGCACTTTGCCCAGCAAGACCTTGTAGGATATGATAATGA
This genomic window from Anaerolineae bacterium contains:
- a CDS encoding zinc ribbon domain-containing protein, producing the protein MPGTELNLNSILQITIGFLSAFFISLYLSLVIWTFRDIRSRTRDVFAQLLATLLVVVFNLPGLLLYLILRPKETLAQAYERALEEEALLRDVEERLTCPSCRAPVEREFVICPECQSRLRRKCPKCARLLDLRWTVCPYCATDVQAPLARREGAQPRPELEPQR
- the ruvB gene encoding Holliday junction branch migration DNA helicase RuvB, encoding MNERIVSPKAREAESLSEGSLRPRMLDEYIGQSKVVENLRVLVEAARARGEPLDHLLLYGPPGLGKTTLAHVVANEMEVNIKVTSGPAIERPGDLAAILTNLHRGDILFIDEIHRLGKVVEEVLYPAMEDFALDIVIGKGPAARSIRLSLPRFSVIGATTRLALVSSPLRSRFGAVQRLDFYDQEAMRCIVIRSARIMGIEADEEGVTEIARRSRGTPRVANRLLRRVCDYALVRAEGKVTREVAAQALELLEVDESGLDDLDRRVLRALVEKFSGGPVGLETLAAAVSEEPDTIMDVCEPYLLQQGLIHRTPRGRVATALAYNHLGLPVPKDSGAAQPPLF
- a CDS encoding UDP-N-acetylmuramoyl-L-alanyl-D-glutamate--2,6-diaminopimelate ligase is translated as MSAMSTGWDFQKLAKAAGLPSQGLPRQPIRDLQTDSRRVCPGSLFIAYRGLQADGHDYIAAAVRAGAVAVVAERTPPEAPNVPLLLVPDGRIAWAHLEAAWHGFPSRELRLAGVTGTDGKTTTTTLLHHILTQCGVPTGLISTVEAHLGQRVVDTGLHTSTPPPSQVQPLLREMVDAGCRAAVLEATSEGLAQRRLEACEFDLAIITNITHDHLYFHRTLESYREAKALLFHYLSAGARKPGVTKTAVLNRDDSSYQYLRAIETDRHLSYGASRADTIIEQARDRAGGLSLALSTPWGRTELDVPLLGQYNAWNVAAALTAACAWGIPLQRAAHACSTFPGVPGRMQFIQEGQPFSVIVDFAHTANALEQALRAVRPITRGRLIVVFGCAGERDVLKRGPMATAAIRLADYAVFTAEDPRREDLDSILAQMESAALAAGGRPGVNYSLVPDRGEAIGHAISEARPGDTVIICGKGHEQSMCFGCEERPWDDRTAARAALRARGHISI
- a CDS encoding LysM peptidoglycan-binding domain-containing M23 family metallopeptidase; its protein translation is MKEKASHLPRWRQGRASRWLRGAAAAALLLAFLLPQAAAAEPSYVVQSGDTLTQVAMTYGTTVEELALLNSLSDPDFIYIGQVLRLPDPRPAAPPAGVAEPPSEPPAEAATETGDSSCSELVHVVSAGETLGGIALRYGVSVAELAAFNGVINPSLIHVNQVLRVPGAACPQPLVLNEPFVSISWTPETPHQGDTVKLVVETRSALKGLTGTLGEARIRFISDGATHTAYVGIPALAQPGYRQAQLLIEGRPAQVLAIPVLPWEYDVERLQLTPETTRLLAPEIVQRENDLLARVSSGFTAQWYWDGTLSLPLSGDPRVTSAFGTRRAYNDGPVASYHGGADFPAEEGTPVMAGAAGVVVLAQPLDVRGNAVIVDHGGGVFTMYCHLSEILAATGDTVNPGDVVGLIGSTGLSTGPHLHWEMRVQGERVDPMRLVSGPYG
- a CDS encoding 50S ribosomal protein L25 is translated as MPEMLSLEVEPREVVGKKVKALRRDGIVPGVVYGHRAEVRAVQVDEHTLGRFLSRASASSLIEVAIRGEDAPRPAIIRDVQRHVLTQRVEHIDFLQVDLTERVRISVPLVLVGEAPAALPQAAVGDEEAPPPGVVIQGLDALEVECLPTDIPTEIEVDVTSLAHLNDSIHVRDLAVPEGVEVITPAEAMVARVVAERPEEEEEVGEGLLPELEEVEVISADRAEARHAQRAGAQAREKGEEED